In a single window of the Rhipicephalus sanguineus isolate Rsan-2018 unplaced genomic scaffold, BIME_Rsan_1.4 Seq298, whole genome shotgun sequence genome:
- the LOC119376955 gene encoding uncharacterized protein LOC119376955, which translates to MQNRPQQRETRNAAAPWMHASSPCGFCGRSLHLHSECPARRATCNKCGKKGHFAVVCRASKQLSVVELGAVCSNSEERAKFVDIKVDGTPLRFKVDSGAEVTVVPSTFSGIPPYLEPPEGELSGPAGQPLDVLGTFTATLQWKNKSATQRLYVLRSQVMPLLGFPAIQELGVVKFVDPVVETQGNQTASDKLFCGLGELQEAYTIRLKPDAVPYSLLVPRRVPIPLHGVVKAELDRLEAEGVIRRVTKPTPWCAGMVVVPKASGSYRICVDLTKLNQVVLRERHILPTVDQVLGLLGNAQVFSKLDAIKFSSSKTGRRV; encoded by the coding sequence ATGCAGAACCGCCCACAGCAGCGAGAGACGCGCAACGCAGCTGCCCCATGGATGCATGCTTCTTCGCCTTGTGGATTTTGTGGCCGGTCCTTACATTTGCACTCAGAATGTCCCGCACGCCGAGCAACCTGCAACAAATGTGGAAAAAAGGGCCATTTCGCAGTGGTTTGCCGGGCTAGCAAGCAACTTTCCGTTGTGGAATTGGGTGCTGTCTGTTCGAACAGCGAAGAGCGGGCCAAGTTCGTGGATATAAAAGTGGACGGAACGCCTCTACGCTTCAAAGTTGACAGCGGCGCCGAGGTCACAGTCGTCCCCAGTACATTTTCTGGAATTCCGCCATATCTTGAGCCGCCGGAAGGCGAACTTTCAGGACCGGCGGGACAACCGCTGGACGTGCTGGGAACGTTTACCGCCACTCTGCAATGGAAGAACAAGTCGGCAACGCAACGACTTTACGTGCTTCGGTCACAGGTCATGCCACTTCTGGGATTTCCTGCTATCCAAGAGCTGGGTGTGGTCAAGTTCGTGGATCCGGTGGTCGAGACGCAAGGCAACCAGACGGCATCAGACAAGCTGTTctgtggtttgggcgagctgcaaGAAGCGTACACTATACGCCTAAAACCAGATGCTGTCCCCTATTCGCTGCTGGTCCCAAGACGTGTGCCCATCCCTCTACACGGTGTCGTGAAGGCGGAGCTTGACAGGCTTGAAGCGGAGGGCGTGATCAGACGCGTTACAAAGCCTACTCCGTGGTGCGCCGGTATGGTCGTCGTACCGAAGGCATCCGGTTCATATCGCATCTGCGTCGACCTCACCAAGTTGAACCAGGTAGTGTTGCGTGAGCGCCATATCTTGCCCACCGTAGACCAAGTTTTGGGACTACTGGGTAATGCTCAGGTGTTCTCGAAGCTTGACGCTATCAAGTTTTCATCAAGTAAAACTGGCAGAAGAGTCTGA